A single window of Archangium gephyra DNA harbors:
- a CDS encoding OmpA family protein: MLGPVALALFLVFPGMVAFAQPALRSFELERLELNPGAEGSLVVGTGEVLQAGQLRLSAVGHYSHKPLVLGRAGQEDIPIVGGRTTMHVVAAYALTNRLQLGVQLPLLAQQVGDPAKTGLRSPESFGLGTPTVGLRVGLLTQSKGGEPVDLSLGADVGLPVGSSSGLANDDKFRYMPRVMVGRRFGFIRAGVDAGFMVRPQGRISDVGPSNDVRDEVGNELRIGVALSTTGRRLRGEFNVRGMVPLSRQSGSAELLPGVRYLVNPSLEVFALAGVGVGAAPGTPLFRVLAGGSFGDVTPRRGPGESSVKCDMGMSLSPEECPDRDDDGDGVLNINDKCPEVAGDPARAGCARTDTDKDGIEDSLDACPNEPGDAARQGCPMRDQDNDGVEDELDSCPMERGPAENRGCPLKDRDKDGVENDQDECPDEFGPAERKGCPEEDSDKDGVPNRVDSCAQASGSLDNLGCPAHESPRVAIEHRELKLTNGGKVYFDAAGTRIQQRSFELLDWVAKVLIEHPELPRVVVGGHTDDRGFPDQLRQLSQQRAEAVRRYLIDKGVAPGRLEARGYGPDRPIDSPATSIGRENNRRVEFKIIRDGDESTGAPQR, translated from the coding sequence ATGCTTGGACCTGTCGCGCTGGCGCTGTTCCTGGTGTTTCCAGGGATGGTGGCCTTCGCGCAGCCCGCGCTGCGGAGCTTCGAGCTGGAGCGGCTGGAGTTGAATCCCGGCGCCGAGGGCTCGTTGGTGGTGGGCACGGGGGAGGTGCTTCAGGCCGGGCAATTGCGTCTCTCCGCCGTGGGCCACTATTCGCACAAGCCGCTCGTGCTGGGCCGGGCCGGGCAGGAGGACATCCCCATCGTGGGAGGGCGGACCACGATGCATGTGGTCGCCGCCTACGCCTTGACCAACAGGCTGCAGTTGGGGGTTCAGCTTCCGTTGTTGGCACAGCAGGTGGGGGATCCGGCCAAGACGGGTCTGAGGAGTCCAGAGTCCTTCGGGCTGGGGACGCCCACGGTGGGCTTGCGCGTGGGTCTGCTCACCCAAAGCAAGGGGGGCGAGCCGGTGGATCTGTCGCTGGGAGCGGACGTGGGGCTGCCCGTGGGCAGCTCGAGCGGGCTCGCGAATGACGACAAGTTTCGCTACATGCCCAGGGTGATGGTGGGCCGGCGTTTCGGCTTCATCCGGGCCGGGGTGGACGCGGGATTCATGGTGCGCCCGCAGGGGCGGATCAGTGACGTGGGCCCTTCCAATGATGTCCGGGACGAGGTCGGCAACGAGCTGCGCATTGGCGTGGCGCTGTCGACGACGGGGCGGCGGCTGCGGGGAGAGTTCAACGTCCGGGGCATGGTGCCTCTGTCGAGGCAGTCGGGATCGGCGGAGTTGCTGCCGGGAGTGCGCTACCTGGTGAATCCGTCGCTGGAGGTGTTCGCGCTGGCGGGCGTGGGAGTGGGGGCGGCGCCAGGGACTCCGCTGTTCCGTGTGCTCGCCGGAGGCTCTTTCGGAGATGTGACGCCGCGGCGCGGTCCTGGTGAGTCCTCCGTCAAGTGTGACATGGGGATGTCTCTCTCTCCGGAAGAGTGCCCGGACAGGGACGATGACGGCGATGGTGTGCTCAACATCAATGACAAGTGCCCGGAAGTGGCGGGTGATCCCGCTCGTGCTGGCTGCGCACGGACCGACACGGACAAGGACGGTATCGAGGACTCGCTGGACGCCTGCCCGAATGAGCCGGGTGATGCCGCGCGCCAGGGCTGCCCGATGCGCGATCAGGACAATGACGGCGTCGAGGACGAGCTGGATAGCTGTCCGATGGAGCGTGGTCCGGCGGAGAACCGGGGCTGCCCGCTCAAGGACAGGGACAAGGACGGCGTCGAGAACGACCAGGACGAGTGCCCCGACGAGTTCGGTCCGGCCGAGCGCAAGGGCTGCCCGGAGGAGGACTCGGACAAGGATGGTGTGCCCAACCGGGTGGACAGCTGTGCTCAGGCCTCGGGTTCCCTGGACAACCTGGGTTGTCCAGCGCATGAGTCGCCACGGGTGGCCATCGAGCACAGGGAGCTCAAGCTGACCAACGGCGGCAAGGTGTACTTCGATGCCGCTGGGACGCGCATCCAGCAGCGCTCCTTCGAGCTCCTGGACTGGGTGGCCAAGGTGCTGATCGAGCATCCGGAGCTTCCGCGCGTGGTGGTGGGTGGGCACACGGATGACCGGGGCTTCCCGGACCAGCTTCGCCAACTGTCGCAGCAGCGCGCGGAAGCGGTGCGTCGCTACCTGATCGACAAGGGAGTGGCCCCCGGGCGGCTGGAGGCCCGGGGCTACGGTCCGGACAGGCCCATCGACAGCCCCGCGACGTCGATTGGCCGAGAGAACAACCGCCGGGTGGAGTTCAAGATCATCCGTGACGGTGACGAGAGCACGGGAGCCCCCCAGCGCTAG
- the tssJ gene encoding type VI secretion system lipoprotein TssJ — translation MNAQPHACPEACVRSGNRGKGILLTLLLAATASTSCAKRIGPKPCETPPPMQVVLDVSEQVNPDPRGRSLPTVVQVIQLKDSAKLERAGFRDLWGRPKEFLGEDLLQVAEFTVAPGQKFQRWIQRDPKARFILTMGHFRQPLGYSWRTVSALDPVPEPFCVERPAGEQGEPKLGDVQLRYRLQGYQIDILRTQLSQTQPAPAVPSAAEVPSHPKGSA, via the coding sequence GTGAACGCGCAGCCACACGCATGCCCCGAGGCGTGCGTCCGCTCCGGTAATCGCGGCAAGGGGATTCTGCTCACGCTCCTGCTCGCGGCCACCGCCAGCACCTCGTGCGCGAAGCGCATCGGCCCCAAGCCGTGCGAGACCCCGCCTCCCATGCAGGTCGTGCTGGACGTCTCCGAGCAGGTGAACCCGGATCCGCGCGGGCGCTCGCTGCCCACCGTGGTCCAGGTCATCCAGCTCAAGGACAGCGCGAAGCTGGAGCGCGCGGGTTTCCGGGACCTCTGGGGCCGCCCCAAGGAGTTCCTCGGAGAGGACCTGCTCCAGGTGGCCGAGTTCACCGTCGCCCCCGGCCAGAAGTTCCAGCGGTGGATCCAGCGTGATCCGAAGGCCCGCTTCATCCTGACCATGGGCCACTTCCGCCAGCCGCTCGGTTACTCGTGGCGCACCGTGTCCGCCCTGGACCCCGTGCCCGAGCCCTTCTGCGTCGAGCGGCCCGCGGGCGAGCAGGGCGAGCCCAAGCTGGGTGACGTGCAGCTGCGCTACCGGCTCCAGGGCTATCAGATCGACATCCTTCGCACCCAGCTCTCGCAGACGCAGCCGGCTCCCGCCGTCCCGTCCGCGGCCGAGGTGCCATCCCACCCCAAGGGGAGTGCATGA